A single window of Mangifera indica cultivar Alphonso chromosome 18, CATAS_Mindica_2.1, whole genome shotgun sequence DNA harbors:
- the LOC123201673 gene encoding disease resistance protein RPM1-like, whose translation MGSALLEVDTMEKRDLIMMLREHLKDKCYMIVFEDVWKIEFWKDVEHALLGNNQNSRVVLTTRNKAVAEFVPFSMAEGFVQSNNHLQSKHFVEEYLEELIDRNLVQVLERTESGRVRFCRVHDMMYEIIHRKREECYFCLFSNERDLNHFCKTWRISIQERIDEVLESIKNSKIRSVFLFDVGKLPKSFMTTLVTTFKLIKVLDFENAPVDSLPNGVGKLFHLHYLSLKNTKVKELPKSINMLINLETLNLKWTPMLEFSIEIKNLKQLQSLIFQQINDEGPCHNLVKIPKGFGALTELQSLLKVHIHSEALKELKMLTQLRKLRVNLVYRDVWDLFAIVENMENFERLSVRLLTSGKEIVDLESVASPPQCLERLDLGMYIKKLPIWISELQNLIRLELILVGSTNDLMRDLQALPNLLVFILTVRDYDEELHFKEGWFPKLQVLCLYEFIELKRMVIEKDSLLHDKR comes from the exons ATGGGGTCAGCTCTATTGGAGGTAGATACAATGGAAAAGAGGGATTTGATCATGATGTTGAGGGAACACTTAAAGGACAAGTGTTACATGATTGTGTTCGAGGACGTGtggaaaattgaattttggaAAGATGTAGAGCATGCCTTACTTGGGAACAACCAAAATAGTAGAGTAGTGCTAACAACACGAAATAAAGCAGTGGCTGAATTTGTACCATTCTCAATG GCTGAAGGCTTTGTCCAAAGCAACAACCACCTTCAATCTAAGCATTTTGTAGAAGAATACTTGGAGGAGCTTATTGATAGAAACTTGGTTCAAGTTTTAGAGAGAACAGAGTCTGGACGAGTTAGATTTTGTAGAGTTCATGATATGATGTATGAGATCATTCACAGAAAGAGGGAGGAATgctatttttgtcttttctcaaATGAAAGAGACTTGAATCACTTTTGTAAAACTTGGCGTATTTCAATACAAGAACGCATTGATGAAGTTCTAGAGagcataaaaaattcaaaaattcgTTCCGTTTTTCTTTTCGATGTAGGCAAATTGCCCAAGTCTTTCATGACTACACTTGTTACTACTTTCAAGCTTATAAAGGTACTTGATTTTGAAAATGCCCCTGTAGATTCTCTTCCTAATGGGGTGGGAAAACTTTTTCATTTGCactatttaagtttgaaaaatactaAAGTGAAAGAACTTCCCAAGTCCATAAACATGCTTATCAACTTGGAGACTCTGAATTTGAAATGGACACCCATGTTGGAGTTTTCAATTGAGATCAAGAATCTAAAACAATTGCAAAGTCTAATATTTCAACAGATTAACGATGAAGGACCTTGCCATAATTTAGTGAAAATACCAAAAGGCTTTGGGGCTTTAACAGAGTTACAAAGCCTACTTAAAGTGCATATACATTCTGAAGCACTTAAGGAGCTCAAGATGCTGACACAGTTGAGAAAGTTGAGGGTTAATCTTGTATATAGAGATGTATGGGATTTGTTTGCTATCGTTGAGAATATGGAAAACTTTGAACGGTTGAGTGTGAGATTGTTGACAAGTGGAAAAGAGATTGTTGATTTAGAATCGGTGGCTTCTCCTCCTCAATGTCTTGAGCGGTTGGACTTGGGTATGTATATCAAGAAGCTACCAATTTGGATTTCTGAACTTCAAAATCTAATCAGATTAGAATTGATTTTGGTTGGATCAACCAATGATTTGATGAGAGACCTTCAAGCTCTGCCTAATTTGTTGGTGTTTATTCTCACTGTGAGAGACTATGATGAAGAATTGCATTTCAAAGAAGGCTGGTTCCCAAAGCTCCAAGTGTTGTGTCTCTATGAATTCATAGAACTGAAACGGATGGTGATAGAGAAAG ACAGTTTATTGCATGATAAAAGATGA